AGGCCGCCGGCGCCGCCTGGGTCGCCGCCCACGAGGAGTTCACCCCCGATTTTGTCGCCCAGCGCTTGGTCGCCCTGCTCGACAGTCCGGACGAACTCGCTTCGGCCGCGGCCAAGGCCCGCGCGCTCGGCCACGGCGACGCCGCCGCGCGTTTGGCCGACTTGGTGATCTCCGTCATCGGGCGTACGGAGGGTCACGCGTGAGAACACTACCCCTCACAATCGGCACGCTCCATTTCGTCGGCATCGGCGGCATCGGCATGAGCGGGATTGCCGAGATCCTGCGCAACCTCGGCTATCGCGTTCAGGGCAGCGATATCGCGGCGAACGTCAACGTCAATCGCCTGCGCGCGCTGGGCATCGAGATCGCCACCGGTCACGCCGCCGAAAATCTCGGCGATGCCGAAGTCGTCGTCGTTTCGTCGGCCGTGAGCGCGGACAACCCGGAAGTGGCGGCGGCCCGGGCGCGGCATATCCCGGTCGTGCGACGCGCGGAAATGCTGGCCGAATTGATGCGTTTGAAGGCGTCGATCGCGGTTGGCGGCACCCATGGCAAGACAACCACGACCTCGATGATCGCCGCCCTGCTCGATGCCGCTGGGCTCGATCCGACCGTCATCAACGGCGGCATCATCAACGCCTACGGCACGAATGCGCGGCTCGGCGACGGCGAATGGATGGTGGTCGAGGCCGACGAATCCGACGGCACCTTCGTCAAGCTGCCGGCGGTGATCGCGGTAGTTACCAACATCGACCCCGAACACATGGACTTCTACGGTTCGTTCGACGCCTTGCGTGACGCTTTCGATTCCTTCGTCAGCAATATCCCGTTCTATGGCTACGCAACGCTGTGCATCGACCATCCCGAAGTTCAATCGATGATCCCTCGGGTCTCGGACCGGCGCATCATCACCTATGGCACCAGCCCACAGGCTGATATCCGCGCCACCGATATAGGGCTCGATGCTGCGGGGTCGCGGTTCGATGTCACCATCGCCGATCGCGCAGGTGGCGGCGCCCGGCAGATCAAGGACCTGCGCTTGCCGATGCTCGGCGAGCACAACGTGCGCAACGCCTTGGCCACTGTCGCCATCGGCATCGAAATGGGCATCGACGACGATCTCATTCGCACCGGGCTCGCCGGGTTCGAAGGCGTCAAGCGCCGGTTCACGCGGGTCGGCATCGTCGGCGGCGTCACGATCATCGACGATTATGGTCATCACCCGGTCGAAATCGCCGCGGTGCTCAGCGCGGCACGCGCGGCGGCGGGCGACGGCCAGGTCATCGCCGTCGTCCAACCGCACCGATTTACCCGGCTGGCCGCTCTGTTCGAGGAATTCTGCACCTGCTTCAACGATGCCGACGCGGTTATCGTCGCCGACGTCTATAGCGCCGGCGAAGAGCCGATCGAGGGCGCCGACCGCGATGCCCTGGTCGAAGGTCTGCGGCGTTATGGACATCGCAGCGTCGAACCGCTCGACGATCCGGCGGGCCTTGCCGGCCTGGTTCACGCCATAGCTCGGCCGGGCGACCTCGTCGTTTGTCTCGGCGCCGGCAGTATCACGACATGGGCAAACGCCCTGCCCGAGCAGCTGACCGCGCTTGCGGCGGAAGCCCCACAGACGGGGACGGGTCGATGATGGCGGCGCCACGCACGGATCATCTGATCGATCGACTGCCCAAGGCGCGCGGACGGCTCATCGCCGACGCACCCCTTCACCGCTACGCCTGGTTCCGCGTCGGCGGCGCGGCGGAGGTCCTCTTCGAACCCGCCGACCGCGACGATCTGGCGGCGATGCTGCGGAGCGTCCCGCCGGGCGTCCCGATAACCGTCATCGGCGCGGCATCCAACTTGTTGATCCGCGACGGCGGCGTCGCTGGCCTCGTTATTCGCCTGACACGGGGTTTCGCGACGATCTCGGTCGACGGCGATACGGTCGTGGCCGGCGCCGGCGCCATGGATATCAATGTCGCGCGCCAAGCCGCCGCGGCGGGGCTTGGCGGATTGGAGTTCCTGTCCGGGGTTCCGGGTTCGGTGGGCGGCGCCCTGCGCATGAACGCCGGCGCCTATGGCCGCGAAATCGCCGACGTGTTGATCGACGCGGAGGCGATTGGGCGCGATGGAAACGTGACCAAGACCACCGCGGCGGATATGGGATTTTCCTATCGCCATACGACCGTCGCGGAAGATCTGATCTTCGTTTCCGCACGGTTCCGCGGCGCGGCCGACGACCCTCGAAAAATCGCCGCGCGCATGGCCGAGATTCGCGCCGCCCGCGAAGACAGCCAACCGATTCGCAGCCGCACCGGCGGCAGCACGTTCAAGAACCCGCCGCGACAGAAGGCCTGGCAACTGATCGACCGGGCCGGTTGCAGGGGTCTTGTCCGCGGCGGCGCTCGGGTGTCCGAACAGCATTGCAACTTCCTGATCAACACCGGCAGCGCGACCGCGGCCGATTTGGAAGGCCTCGGCGAGGAAATTCGGCGCCGCGTCAAGGCCGCCACAGGTGTGGTTCTGGAGTGGGAGATTCGCCGCATCGGCGACGCCCCCGCGCACGGCCTCCGTGAGGTTGGCGATGAATAAGCGCGTGGTGGTCTTGATGGGCGGCTGGTCGGCCGAACGCGAAGTATCGCTGGCCAGCGGTGCCGCGGTCACGGACGCGCTGCTCGAGGCCGGCTACGAAGCGACCACGGTCGACGTCACCCGTGACGTAGCGGCGATCATGGCCGCCCTGGAGCCAAGGCCCGACGCCATCTTCAACGCGCTCCATGGGCGCTGGGGTGAAGACGGCTGCATCCAAGGGCTGCTCGACATTGTCGGCATTCCCTACACCCATTCCGGTTTGCTCGCCTCGGCGGTCGCGATGAACAAGCCGATGGCCAAGATCGTGCTCGAAGCGGCCGGCGTGCCCTGCACGCCGGGCGGGGTTCATGCGGCGGCGGAATTGTGGGTCGGCGACGTGATCGATCGTCCCTATGTCGTCAAGCCGGTCGACGAGGGCTCCAGCGTCCTGGTCCGCATCGTTACCGAAACCGACGAGGCGGTCCCATTCACCGAAGAGGAATGGGTTTATGGCGATATCGTGCTGGTCGAGCCCTACATCCCCGGCCGCGAGCTGACGGTCTCGGTGATGGGCGACCGTGCCCTCGAAGTCACCGAAATCCAGCCCCGCGAGGGCTTCTACGACTACACCGCCAAATACACCGACGGCAAAGCCGACCACATCGTGCCGGCGCAGATCCCGGCCGAGGTGCATGAGGAAGCCCGCCGCCTAGCAGTGGTCGCACACCGGGCGTTGGGCTGCCGCGGCGTCAGCCGGGCGGACTTCCGTTACGACGATACCGGCGGCGAACCGGGACAACTGCTTTGTCTGGAGGTCAACACCCAGCCGGGCATGACCTCGCTGTCGCTGGTCCCCGAGCAGGCCCGGGCGATTGGCATATCGTTTCCCGATTTGTGCGCTTGGATGGTGGAGAACGCGCAATGCGACGTTTGACAGGCCGCAACAATCTTGCGCCGGGCGAGCGCCGGCGGCCGCCGAACCGGGGGCTTCGCAACGGCGTCCAGGCGACCGCCGTCCTGGCGATCGGTACGATCATGATCTGTGGCCCGGTCTGGCTGTGGCGGTCCGGAGTCATCGAAGACGGCGCTGCCAGATTGCAATTCGCCGCGATCGAGCGTCTGGCGGATTTCGGCCTCAGCGTTGAGAATATCGTCATCAGCGGACGGGTTGAAACCGAATCGGCGGAGGCCTTGGCCGCGCTCGGCGTCCGCCGCGGTTCGCCGATTTTCGCCGTCGAGCCCGAAGCGGCGCGGGAGCGTATTGAATTGCTGCCGTGGGTCGCGCGGGCGACCGTCGAGCGGCGGCTGCCGAACGAGCTCCGCGTCCAGATCGAAGAACATCTGCCGTTGGCTATTTGGCAGCACGAACGCCGCATCAGGATGATCAATGCCGAGGGTGGCGTTATCGACGTCGAGCCGCCGCGGCGATTTTCCCATCTTCCGGTGGTCGTCGGACCGGACGCACCCGATCACGCGCTCGGGCTGATACGGCTGCTCGGCACCGAACCGGATCTGGCGCGCCGCGTGGCGGCAGCGGTCCGGGTCGGCGGGCGACGCTGGAACCTTGAATTCGCCGACGGGATCAGCGTCAGCCTTCCCGAGCACGAGGCCGTCGCCGCTTGGCGCCGATTGGCGACCCTGGTTCGTGAAGATGACCTCTTCGACAAGAGCATCATCGCAATCGACCTCCGCCTATTTCCCGGCAAGCTGGTCATTCGACGGGCACCGGGCACCACCATCGCGTCTGATCAAAAAGGCAAGGAGACTTAGGACGTGGCCAGAATACGACATGGCACGATCGCCGCGCTCGACATCGGCACCACCAAAGTATGCTGCTTCATCGCCCACACCGATGAGGACGACCGCCTCCATCTTCGCGGCTTCGGTCATCAGGTCTCGAAGGGCATGCGGGGAGGGACGATCATCGACATGGACGCCGTTGAGCGCTCCGTCCTAGCCGCCGTGCACGCGGCGGAACAGATGGCCGGCGAGCAAATCCACGGCGTGGTCGTCAATATTTCTTGCGGCTACCCGGCGTCGCGAACAATCGGACTCGAGATCGCCATCGGCGGCCACGAGGTGAGCGAAACCGATATCTACCGCGCTCTGGATCGCGGTCGCGAATATCAGATCGACAGCGATCGCAGCATCGTGCACTCGATCCCGATCGGCTACACGATCGACAACAGCCAGGGCATCCGCGACCCACGTGGCATGTACGGCGACCGGCTCGGCGTCGATATCCATCTCGTCACCGCCGGTGTCAGCGCGGTCCGCAACATCCGGACCTGCATCGACCGTACTCATCTGAGTGTCGATGCCATGGTCATCTCCCCCTATGCCTCCGCCCTCGCTTGCCTGGTCGACGATGAAACGCAACTCGGCGTGACATTGATCGACATGGGCGGCGGCACGACCACCATCGCCGTCTTCTATGAAGGCGAGGTCGTCTTCACCGATTTCATCCCGGTCGGCGGCATCCACGTCACCAACGACATCGCCCATGGCTTGTCGACCCCGGTCGTTCACGCCGAGCGGATGAAAACCTTGTATGGCAGCGCCATAGCGTCCCCGGCCGACCAGCACGAGGTCATCGACGTTCCGCCGATCGGTGAATCGGATCACGCCGAACCCAACCATGTGCCGAAATCGCTGCTTACGGGCGTAATTCAGCCGCGCATCGAGGAAATATTCGAGCTAGTTCGATCCCGACTCGAGCTGAGCGGGTTCGGCAAGGTCGCCGGCAACAGGGTCGTCCTGACCGGCGGTACATCGCAGCTTTCAGGTGTCCGGGACCTCGCCGCGTTGATCCTGGACAAGCAGATCAGGATGGGCCGGCCGACGCGGCTGAACGGCCTTGCCGACGCTTCCAGCGGCCCCGCGTTTTCGACCTGCGCCGGGCTGCTGAACTACGGTGTCGAAAAACACGTCGCGCCCACCGCCTGGGCCGGCCTTAACCCCGAGGAGCCGAACGGCCTGATGGGCCGGCTCGGTGAATGGATCCGTGTCAACTTTTAACCATACCGGAATCTCACGCCTGATGGGGATCAGGCAACTGGTGCTACCAAGCGGAGGAAAAAATGACCGTTAACCTTACCATCCCCGAGAAAGAGGCTGAAATGAAACCGCAGATAATCGTATTCGGTGTCGGCGGTGCCGGAGGCAACGCCGTCAACAACATGATTCGTTCCAACCTTGAGGGCGTCGACTTCGTCGTCGCCAACACCGACGCACAGGCCCTCGCCTTGTCGGAGTCCGAGCACAGAATTCAGCTCGGCGTATCGATCACCGAGGGCCTCGGTGCCGGCGCCCGGCCGGACATCGGGCGCGCGGCGGCCGAAGAGGGCATGGATCAGATCCTGGATGCGCTCGACCGCACCCATATGGCCTTCATCACCGCCGGCATGGGCGGTGGCACCGGAACCGGTGCCGCCCCGGTCATCGCGCGGGCGGCCCGGGAACGCGGCGTTCTGACCGTCGGCGTGGTCACCAAGCCGTTCCATTTCGAGGGCCAACACCGGATGAGGATCGCGGAGGAGGGAATCGAAGAACTCCAGCAGTTCGTCGACACCCTGATCATCATTCCGAACCAGAACCTGTTCCGCGTCGCCAACGAGAAGACAACCTTCGCCGACGCCTTCAAGATGGCCGACGATGTGTTGAACTCGGGCGTCCGCGGGGTCACCGACCTGATGGTCATGCCCGGTCTGATCAATCTGGACTTCGCCGATATCCGCACCGTGATGAGCGAGATGGGCAAGGCGATGATGGGCACCGGCGAAGCCGAGGGCGAAAACCGCGCCGTTCAGGCGGCCGAAGCGGCGATCTCGAATCCGTTGCTCGACGAGATATCGATGAAGGGCGCACGCGGCGTTCTGATCAATATCACCGGCGGCCTCGATCTGACCTTGTTCGAGGTCGACGAGTCGGCCAACCGCATTCGCGACGAAGTCGATCCGGCGGCCAATATCATCTTCGGCTCGACCTTCGACGAATCGTTGCAGGGCGTTATGCGCGTATCGGTGGTCGCGACCGGCATCGACGCCGATGTCACGGTCAAGCCGCGAACGACGACGATCAGTCTGGTCGCCGATAACGTCGCTCGGGAGATTCCCGAACCGCAGCCGGAGGCGGCGCCGGCCGCAGCCGAAACCGTTGCCGTCGCCGAGCAGGTCGACAGCGACGAGGAGGCGTTCGAAATGCCGCAACTGCCGGCGCGTTCCGACGCTGGCAACGATGATGCGGTCGAGGAAATTGCCGCTTCCGAAGCCGACATTGTCGCCGGCGTCGCCGAGGAGAGCACCCCGGCCGATCCACCCTTCATCGCTCCGCCGCCGATCGAAACGGCACCGGTGGTGCAGTCGGAGGATCGTCCCGATGAGTTCGCGGCAGCGGCCTTGGCCAACGCCAGCCGTCCCGAGCCAGAGTCGGCACCGGCACGGAAATCGGAAGGCGGACGAGCGGCCAGCTTGTTCAAGCGGGTCACGCGTGCGGCGCGCGATCTCGCCGAGGCGGTGGATGACGATCGGGCCCCCGACGCCGCCCGTAGCGAACCCAAGATCGCGACCGGTGCCGCGGCACGGCAGACGGAATCGGAGGTCAAGCCGATCCAGACCCACATCACCGGTCTGGATCAGTCCGATCAGCGGACGGCATTGCAAAACGATGAGGAACTCCTAGAGATCCCCGCGTTTCTGCGTCGCCAGGCGAACTGACGGCGCGACTGATTGGTCGCACCTACTCTGCGGGCTCCGGGCACCTCCCCCCGGAGCCCCATTTTTTCCCCTCGATCGGCGCCGAGAGATCGGCTCTTTTCTCTTCGCCCTGCCAGGTCTAAGAATTGGCGGCGAAAGGAAATTTCACCATGGTCAACGCTCCGGCCACCGCCGCCCTGGCCTACCGGGAGCAACACACCCTCGCCGGCGCGACGACATTGGTCGGTACCGCATTGCATAGCGGCCTTCCGTCATCAATCGTTCTGCGCCCGGCGCGCGCGGACAGCGGCATAGGTTTCCGCCGCATCGACATCGCCGACACGATGCCGGTGATCGATGCGAGTTGGCGCAATGTCATCGCCGGCGATCGCGCCACGGTACTCGGTGCGGGCGGGGACAAGCGCGTTTCGACCGTCGAGCACCTGCTTGCCGCTCTCGCCGTCTGTGGCGTCGACAACGCGGTCATCGATATCGACGGCCCCGAGCCGCCGGCGCTTGACGGCAGCGCGGCGCCTATCGTGGCGGCGATAGACAGCGCCGGGCTCGAACCACAAGCGGCACTCCGGCGCATGATCGAGGTCCTCAAACCGGTCGCCGTCAGCGACGGCGATCGCAGTGCCCGGCTCGAACCGATGGACGGGTTTTCGGTCGCCTTCACCATCGACTATCCGGGGACGGCGATCGGCAGTCAGAGTTTCGACGCGGCGGCCCAGGATATCAATTTCCGCACCGAGATATGTCCGGCTCGCACGTTCTGTCTCGGCTCCGAGATCGATAGCCTGCGCGACCGCGGGCTGGGCCTCGGCGGGACTATCGAAAACACGGTGGTGGTCGAACCCGATGGCCTGAGGCCGGGCACCCGCCTGCGCTTCGCCGACGAGTTCGTCCGCCACAAAATTCTCGATTGTCTGGGCGATCTGAGCTTGCTCGGGCATCCCTTGGCAGGCCGCTTCGAGGGCCTGCGATCCGGTCACGATTTGACACATTCGGTCATATCGAAATTGATGGCGGACCGGTCCGCGTGGCGGGTGGTTGCAATCGACCGCCCGTCGTTCTAGCAAGGCGCTGAACGATCTTTTATTTCGGCTATTTTCGGCTATTGTTTCGACCACGAAACAGGCTCTTTTCGAACGCTGAAAGGCGGAACCAAATTGGCTGAATGCGAACGACTTGTGGTGCGTCTGATCGCGACGGCGATCTTATTTCTCGGGCTCACCGCTTGCGGATCCGACGAGACCGCCGAGGAAGAAGATGCGATCCCCAGCGAGCCTCCGGTCGAGCAGTTGTATAACAACGCCATGGACAGCTTGATCTCGGGCGAGCGGCAAATCGCGGCGCAGCAATTCGAAGAAGTCGAACGCCAACATCCCTATTCGGTGTGGGCGACTAAGGCGCAATTGATGACCGCCTATG
This portion of the Alphaproteobacteria bacterium genome encodes:
- a CDS encoding UDP-N-acetylmuramate--L-alanine ligase encodes the protein MRTLPLTIGTLHFVGIGGIGMSGIAEILRNLGYRVQGSDIAANVNVNRLRALGIEIATGHAAENLGDAEVVVVSSAVSADNPEVAAARARHIPVVRRAEMLAELMRLKASIAVGGTHGKTTTTSMIAALLDAAGLDPTVINGGIINAYGTNARLGDGEWMVVEADESDGTFVKLPAVIAVVTNIDPEHMDFYGSFDALRDAFDSFVSNIPFYGYATLCIDHPEVQSMIPRVSDRRIITYGTSPQADIRATDIGLDAAGSRFDVTIADRAGGGARQIKDLRLPMLGEHNVRNALATVAIGIEMGIDDDLIRTGLAGFEGVKRRFTRVGIVGGVTIIDDYGHHPVEIAAVLSAARAAAGDGQVIAVVQPHRFTRLAALFEEFCTCFNDADAVIVADVYSAGEEPIEGADRDALVEGLRRYGHRSVEPLDDPAGLAGLVHAIARPGDLVVCLGAGSITTWANALPEQLTALAAEAPQTGTGR
- the lpxC gene encoding UDP-3-O-[3-hydroxymyristoyl] N-acetylglucosamine deacetylase, encoding MVNAPATAALAYREQHTLAGATTLVGTALHSGLPSSIVLRPARADSGIGFRRIDIADTMPVIDASWRNVIAGDRATVLGAGGDKRVSTVEHLLAALAVCGVDNAVIDIDGPEPPALDGSAAPIVAAIDSAGLEPQAALRRMIEVLKPVAVSDGDRSARLEPMDGFSVAFTIDYPGTAIGSQSFDAAAQDINFRTEICPARTFCLGSEIDSLRDRGLGLGGTIENTVVVEPDGLRPGTRLRFADEFVRHKILDCLGDLSLLGHPLAGRFEGLRSGHDLTHSVISKLMADRSAWRVVAIDRPSF
- the ftsA gene encoding cell division protein FtsA; its protein translation is MARIRHGTIAALDIGTTKVCCFIAHTDEDDRLHLRGFGHQVSKGMRGGTIIDMDAVERSVLAAVHAAEQMAGEQIHGVVVNISCGYPASRTIGLEIAIGGHEVSETDIYRALDRGREYQIDSDRSIVHSIPIGYTIDNSQGIRDPRGMYGDRLGVDIHLVTAGVSAVRNIRTCIDRTHLSVDAMVISPYASALACLVDDETQLGVTLIDMGGGTTTIAVFYEGEVVFTDFIPVGGIHVTNDIAHGLSTPVVHAERMKTLYGSAIASPADQHEVIDVPPIGESDHAEPNHVPKSLLTGVIQPRIEEIFELVRSRLELSGFGKVAGNRVVLTGGTSQLSGVRDLAALILDKQIRMGRPTRLNGLADASSGPAFSTCAGLLNYGVEKHVAPTAWAGLNPEEPNGLMGRLGEWIRVNF
- the ftsZ gene encoding cell division protein FtsZ, with protein sequence MTVNLTIPEKEAEMKPQIIVFGVGGAGGNAVNNMIRSNLEGVDFVVANTDAQALALSESEHRIQLGVSITEGLGAGARPDIGRAAAEEGMDQILDALDRTHMAFITAGMGGGTGTGAAPVIARAARERGVLTVGVVTKPFHFEGQHRMRIAEEGIEELQQFVDTLIIIPNQNLFRVANEKTTFADAFKMADDVLNSGVRGVTDLMVMPGLINLDFADIRTVMSEMGKAMMGTGEAEGENRAVQAAEAAISNPLLDEISMKGARGVLINITGGLDLTLFEVDESANRIRDEVDPAANIIFGSTFDESLQGVMRVSVVATGIDADVTVKPRTTTISLVADNVAREIPEPQPEAAPAAAETVAVAEQVDSDEEAFEMPQLPARSDAGNDDAVEEIAASEADIVAGVAEESTPADPPFIAPPPIETAPVVQSEDRPDEFAAAALANASRPEPESAPARKSEGGRAASLFKRVTRAARDLAEAVDDDRAPDAARSEPKIATGAAARQTESEVKPIQTHITGLDQSDQRTALQNDEELLEIPAFLRRQAN
- a CDS encoding FtsQ-type POTRA domain-containing protein, whose product is MRRLTGRNNLAPGERRRPPNRGLRNGVQATAVLAIGTIMICGPVWLWRSGVIEDGAARLQFAAIERLADFGLSVENIVISGRVETESAEALAALGVRRGSPIFAVEPEAARERIELLPWVARATVERRLPNELRVQIEEHLPLAIWQHERRIRMINAEGGVIDVEPPRRFSHLPVVVGPDAPDHALGLIRLLGTEPDLARRVAAAVRVGGRRWNLEFADGISVSLPEHEAVAAWRRLATLVREDDLFDKSIIAIDLRLFPGKLVIRRAPGTTIASDQKGKET
- a CDS encoding D-alanine--D-alanine ligase, with product MNKRVVVLMGGWSAEREVSLASGAAVTDALLEAGYEATTVDVTRDVAAIMAALEPRPDAIFNALHGRWGEDGCIQGLLDIVGIPYTHSGLLASAVAMNKPMAKIVLEAAGVPCTPGGVHAAAELWVGDVIDRPYVVKPVDEGSSVLVRIVTETDEAVPFTEEEWVYGDIVLVEPYIPGRELTVSVMGDRALEVTEIQPREGFYDYTAKYTDGKADHIVPAQIPAEVHEEARRLAVVAHRALGCRGVSRADFRYDDTGGEPGQLLCLEVNTQPGMTSLSLVPEQARAIGISFPDLCAWMVENAQCDV
- the murB gene encoding UDP-N-acetylmuramate dehydrogenase, with translation MMAAPRTDHLIDRLPKARGRLIADAPLHRYAWFRVGGAAEVLFEPADRDDLAAMLRSVPPGVPITVIGAASNLLIRDGGVAGLVIRLTRGFATISVDGDTVVAGAGAMDINVARQAAAAGLGGLEFLSGVPGSVGGALRMNAGAYGREIADVLIDAEAIGRDGNVTKTTAADMGFSYRHTTVAEDLIFVSARFRGAADDPRKIAARMAEIRAAREDSQPIRSRTGGSTFKNPPRQKAWQLIDRAGCRGLVRGGARVSEQHCNFLINTGSATAADLEGLGEEIRRRVKAATGVVLEWEIRRIGDAPAHGLREVGDE